One window of the Paenibacillus beijingensis genome contains the following:
- a CDS encoding DMT family transporter gives MKAKAWLFLVLANLFWAGNLIFGKSVTSDFPPIWASFLRWTIAAVVLIPMAQLVEKPNWLKVWKNNWGIFLFLSLVGVVFYTLLTYTALQHTSSTNGSLINSLTPAVMIVLSLLFLKDKITVWQGAGVVLSFLGVLTVLTKGHLLGVFSTHYNQGDGIMLLAVFLWAIYSIIGKRAQHLPPITFVAFTAFIGVVCMVPLLFIQPVHTEHITAFSITGIIYLGLFPSIGSFLFWNQGVKELGPGKASITMNLMPIFTAILSVMIGQELLVSQIVGGVIVIAGMLLSANLMARAGRDKAKPITKRHTDVA, from the coding sequence ATGAAAGCGAAAGCATGGCTTTTTCTAGTATTGGCGAATTTGTTTTGGGCGGGGAACCTGATTTTCGGCAAATCGGTTACGTCCGATTTCCCGCCGATCTGGGCCTCCTTCTTGCGGTGGACGATTGCAGCCGTGGTGTTGATTCCGATGGCGCAACTGGTGGAGAAACCGAACTGGCTGAAGGTATGGAAAAACAACTGGGGAATTTTTCTATTCTTGTCGCTGGTGGGTGTCGTGTTCTACACGCTTCTCACTTACACGGCACTCCAGCACACCTCATCTACAAACGGCAGTCTGATTAACAGCTTGACTCCGGCGGTCATGATTGTGTTGTCCCTGCTTTTCCTGAAAGACAAAATTACCGTGTGGCAGGGAGCGGGAGTGGTATTATCTTTCCTGGGTGTACTGACGGTATTGACTAAAGGACATCTGCTTGGCGTATTTAGCACGCATTATAACCAAGGAGACGGCATTATGCTGTTGGCGGTTTTTTTGTGGGCCATCTATTCGATTATCGGCAAAAGAGCGCAGCATCTTCCTCCGATTACGTTCGTTGCATTTACAGCTTTTATTGGCGTCGTTTGCATGGTTCCGCTGCTGTTTATTCAGCCGGTGCATACAGAGCACATCACTGCTTTCAGCATTACAGGTATCATCTATTTGGGTTTGTTTCCTTCCATCGGGTCATTCCTGTTCTGGAACCAGGGCGTCAAGGAACTTGGACCGGGCAAAGCCAGCATAACGATGAATTTGATGCCGATTTTCACCGCTATCCTGTCTGTGATGATAGGTCAGGAATTGCTGGTCTCCCAGATCGTTGGCGGCGTTATCGTCATTGCGGGCATGCTGCTGTCGGCTAACCTGATGGCCCGGGCGGGAAGAGACAAAGCCAAACCGATAACCAAACGGCATACTGACGTGGCTTAA